A window of Microbacterium sp. Root61 genomic DNA:
TTCGAGCGCTCCACATCGATTCGTCGGACTACGGACAGTCTATCAAGAGACGGGCGCCAGGGAAGTCTCTGCGCCCCTCTGACGCACTGAAATGTGCCCAGATAAGACTGAACGTGACTCAGCCGTAGGTATCGCGCGGGCCACGGCCTGGAATGGCTCTCGGACCCCATTTCCAGGAGGGGACGTCCGGGCCGATGAAGCGCACCGTCTCGACGGCGGCGTCGGGGAATCGGCGGATGATCTCGGTCAGGATGTGCGCGCGCATCAATTGCAGCTGTTTTGCCCAGGCCGTGGAATCGGCCTGAACGGTGAGGACACCGTCGGCCAGAGCGACCGGTCGGGTGTGGCCGGCGGTGTCGACTCCGGCGACATCCGCCCACTGACGGACGAGATCCTCGCGCGCGAGCTGCGAGTTCCATCCGGCCATGCGCGTCAGATCCGAGAGCACATCGCCGACACCGTGCGGATCGCGACCCGGGGTGAACGGGACGTTCTCGTCGTCGTCGCGCACGCGGCGGCGACGCTTGGTGCGCGCCGACGGCGCGAGTCCGCGCAGGCGGTAATAGGTGGAGATGGTCTCCGGCATCTCCTCACCCGCGGAAGCATCCGGGGCTGCAGCACCTCGAGGAGCGTCAGACATCGGCTTCCTCCAGGATCCGGCCGGCCTCGACCCGCACGATCCGTGCACGCAGCCCGTCGGGGACATCATGCTCCACCGCAGCGGTGACGATCACCTGTTCATAGCCTCCGGCCAGCTCGGCCAGGCGAGCTCGACGATCGACGTCGAGCTCGGCGAACACGTCGTCGAGGATCAGGACGGGATCGCCGAGCCGGGAATCGGCGCGGAGCAGATCGGCGGAGGCCAGGCGCAGAGCCAGCGCCACCGACCACGATTCGCCATGCGATGCGTAGCCCTTCACCGGCAATCCGCGCACGCGCAGCACCAGGTCGTCGCGATGCGGGCCGACCAGGGTGAGCCCGCGCTCGAGTTCGGCCGGACGCCGCGCGGCCAATGCGGCGCGGAACAGGTCGGCGATCGGCGCGGACGTGGTGGCGTCGGATGCCGCGGCATCCTCCTCCGGATCCCCACCGCGCACCGAGAGCGCCCACTCGGCTTCAGGACG
This region includes:
- a CDS encoding DUF721 domain-containing protein, with product MSDAPRGAAAPDASAGEEMPETISTYYRLRGLAPSARTKRRRRVRDDDENVPFTPGRDPHGVGDVLSDLTRMAGWNSQLAREDLVRQWADVAGVDTAGHTRPVALADGVLTVQADSTAWAKQLQLMRAHILTEIIRRFPDAAVETVRFIGPDVPSWKWGPRAIPGRGPRDTYG